The genomic DNA GGATGCGGTCGCGGAGGCCGAGCAGCTTGCCGCGCGCGCGGATGCCGCTGGCCTGCCGCTCTACGGCGTGCCGGTCGCGGTGAAGGACAATATCGACGCACTCGGCTTTCCGACCACCGCGGCCTGCCGCGCCTTCTCCACCACGCCGACGCACGACTCGACCGCGGTGGCGCGGCTGCGTGCCGCCGGGGCCATCATCATCGGCAAGACCAATCTGGACCAGTTCGCGACCGGCCTCGTCGGCGTGCGTTCGCCCTACGGCATCCCCAAAAATTCGGTCCGTGAGGATCTCGTTCCCGGCGGATCGAGCTCGGGCTCCGCGGTGGCCGTCGGCGCAGGTCTCGTGCCGCTGTCGCTCGGCACCGATACCGCAGGTAGCGGACGGGTGCCGGCGATGCTCAACAACATCGTCGGGCTGAAACCGAGCCTCGGCATGATCTCGAATGCCGGTCTCGTGCCGGCCTGCCGAACGCTCGACTGCATCTCGGTCTTCGCTCTGACGGTGGATGATGCTGCGCTCGCCTTGTCGGTGATGGCGGGACCGGACCCGGCCGATCCGTTCTCGCGCGACCGGCCGCTTCAGCCGATCACGCCGTTTCCCGCAAACCTGCGCCTTGGGGTGCCGCGCAACGGGCAACTGATCTTCTTCGGCGACAAGACATCGGAGGCCGCCTACGCCGATGCCTTGAAGCGCTGGACCGCGCTCGGCGCCACGCTGGTCGAGTTCGACCTCGAGCCGTTCTACGAGACGGCGCGGCTGCTCTATGAGGGCCCGTGGGTCGCCGAGCGCTATCTCGTGATCAAGGACCTGCTGGCGTCCGCGCCGGATGCGATTCATCCCGTGACGCGCGAGATCACCGCGGCCGGCGCACGGCTGACGGCGGCGGAGACCTTTGCGGCGCTGTATCGCCTGCAAGGCCTGCGCAAGATCGCCGAGCGGACGTTTGCCAATATCGACGCACTGGTGCTGCCCACCGCGCCGACGGCCTACACGACCGCGCAGGTGCTCGCCAACCCGATCGAGCTCAACAGCCGGCTCGGCACCTACACCAATTTCGTCAACCTGCTCGACCTCTGCGGCCTGGCGTTGCCGGCATCGATGCGCGCCGACGGCATTCCGTTCGGTATCACGCTGCTGGCGCCGGCGGGACGCGATGCGCTGCTCGCGAGCATCGGGCGTGTGTTCCATGCGGATACGAAATTGACCGTCGGAGCGAAGGGCGTGGCCCAGGCACCGCTCGCGCCGCTGCCGGCAAGCTACAATGACGACATCCCGATCGCCGTCGTCGGCGCGCATCTGTCCGGCATGGTGTTGAACGGCGAGTTGAAAACGCTGGATGCCAAGCTGATCGAAGCGACCAGGACGGCGCCCGATTACAAGCTGTACGCGCTCAAGACCACGCCGCCGAAGCCCGGCATGCTGCGCGTCGCGGCCGGCACGGGCGCATCGACCGAGGTCGAGATCTGGTCGCTGTCGCCGGCTGCCTTCGGCAAGTTCGTCAACGCGATTCCATCGCCGATGGCGATCGGCACGGTGCGGCTGGCGGATGGCCGCAGCGTGAAGGGGTTTTTGGTCGAGCCGGAAGTGCTGGGGGATGCGCGTGACATCACGGCTTATGGGGGATGGCGGAAGTTCATGGCGGAAAAGTCAGAGTGATTTTCACTCCGCTGTCGTCCCGGACAAGCGGAGCGCCGATCCGGGACCCATACCCACAGGGTGAGTTTTGCGAAGACTCGGAGTGGGCGCGTCGCCACACACCTCTCCCTCGGGTTATGGGTCCCCGCGTTCGCGGGGACGACAGCGAGTGTGTAGCGACAGAGCTGTCCTATACCGACACCGCGTAAATCTCATACTCGCCGCGCACCAGCTCGATATGCGCGCGCATGGCGGCGGCGGCGCCCTGCTTGTCGCCGCGCATGATGGCGACGACGACGCGGTCGTGCTCGGCTTGCGATTTGGCGAGGCGTCCGAGATTGCGGAACTGGGCGCGGCGGAACGGCTGCACGCGGACGCGGGTCGCGAGCGTGATCTCGGCGATGTAGCCGTTCTGCGATCCCGCATAGATCGCGTTGTGGAAGCGCTCGTTGACCTCGTGAAAGCGATCGGGATTGCCGGTGTAGCTGAGCACGCGCAGCTCTTCGTGGATCGCCTCGAGGCCATGTCGCTCGCTCGCTGCCATGCGCTCGGCGGCGAGGCCGGCGCACAGCGCTTCCAGCTCTGCCATCGCCTCGAACATGCTTTTCAGCCGTTCGATAGAAGGCTGCGCCACCACCGCGCCGCGGTGGGCGCGCGCTTCGACGAGGCCGCTTGCCACGAGCTGACGCAGCGCCTCGCGCACCGGCGTCCGCGAGACGTTGAAGCGGCGCGCGATGTCGGTCTCGTCCAGCGGCGCGCCGGGGGCGAGAGCGCCGCGCACGATCTCGTCCGCGAGCTGCAGGCGCAGCTCCTCGGCGCGCGTGATCTTGTGCACGCTGGGCTGCGCCCGGTCGACGCGCGGCACCACCGGCTCGGCCGGCACGGCGCCTGGCGGAAGATCGTCGAGCGTCATGCGGTCACGCCTCTTTCGGCTCGTCGATAATGCTGACATGGGCGGCGACGACGCGCCAGCCCTCGGGAAAACGAACCCAGGTCTGCATCTGCCGGCCGACCTTGCCGGGCGCCGTGTCGCGATAGAACAGAGTGGAGGCCACGGCGGTGTCGCGGCCATAGCTGGTGATGACCGTCCTGGCAGTGCGGCGATTGAGGCCGACGGGTGAGCGCGCGGCGCGGAAGCCCGAGATCGCCTCATAGCCGTAGAGGTTCTCGCCGATGCCATAGCGCAGCGTGCGGGAATCGTTGCGGAACAGCTCACCGAGCACGGCGACGTCATTGCTGACCAGGGCCTGCTCATACCGGTCGAACGCGGCTCTGACGTCCGCGATCACGTCGGGGAGATCGATCTCCATCTCAAATTCCTCTCAAAGTCCCCTTGGCGCGGGCGCGGCGGCTACGCCCATCTTTTCCAGCGCATAGGCGGCACGGAGCGCGATATCCTCGCGCCAGGGCGCGGCGATGATCTGCACGCCGATCGGCAGCGGCTCGAGCGGCACCGGGACTGCCACCACCGGCAGGCCGATGAAGGAGATCGGCTGGGTGTGGACGCCGATATTGGCACGTACCGGCAGCTCGACGCCGTCGAGGTTGAAGTTCACCTGGCCGAGCTTTGGCGCGGTGCAGGGCGTTGCGGGCGCCAGCAGCACATCGACCGATTTGAAGATCTCGGCGAGCTGCGCGCGGTACCAGCGGCGGAATTTCTGCGCGCGGTCGACCAGCGGCGCCGGCACCATGGCGCCGGCGATCAGCCGGTCGCGCACCGCCGGATCGAAATCGTTCGGGCGCTGGCGCAGGCGGTCGAGATGCAGCGAGGCGCCTTCGGTGGTGGTGATGACATAGGCCGCGGCGCGAGCGCGCGCCGCCTCGGGCACGTCGACGACTCGCGTTGCGCCGAGCGCCTTGGCGACGCGGCTGACCGCTTCGACCGCTTCCGGAAACACGTTCTTCTGGAAATACCCGCCGGCGATCGCGATGCGCAGGTCCGAGACCGGATTGGCGATCAGCGGCAGCGTCGGCTCGAGCCCGCGCGTCGTGCAGGCGCTATCCTCCGTGTCCGGGCCCTGCATGACGTCATAGGCGAGCGCGAGATCGGCGGCGGAGCGTGCGAACGGACCGAGATGATCGAGGCTCGCAACGAAGGGGAACGAGCGCGCCCGCGACAGCCTTCCATAGGTCGGCTTCAGGCCGAAGATGCCGCAGAACGAGGACGGCACGCGGATCGAGCCATTGGTGTCCGAGCCGAGGGCAATCGGCACCAGCGCGCCGCCGACGGCGCTGCCCGAGCCGCCGGAGGAGCCGCCGGTCATGCGCGTCGTATCATGCGGATTGCGCGAAGGGCCGTCATGGACGTTCTCGCCGGTGAAGTCGTAGGCGTATTCGCCCATGTTGAGCGCGCCGACGAGCACGGCGCCGGCGGCTTCCATGCGCTCGATCAGCGTCGCATCGCGCTTGGCGGGTGCGCGGTCGCGGTTGATCTTCGAGCCGGCGCGTGTCGGCAGGCCAGCAACATCGAACAGGTTCTTCACCGCGAAGGGCACGCCGGCGAGCGGGCCGACGTCCTTGCCGGCGGCGATGTCGGCATCGACCGCGCGTGCCTTCGTGCGGGCGCGATCGGCGGTGATATCGGTGAAGGAATTGAGGATGCCGTCATGCTGCTTGATGCGCGCGAGCGCTGCTTCCGTGGCATCGAGCGCGGACATTTTGCGGGTCGCAACCGCGCTGGCGATCTCGGCGGCCGTCATCTCTGGCTTGCTGGTCATGGCAGCATCAGGCCGTGAAGATCGGCGCCGGCTCGGTCTCGTCCGGCAGCGCGAATTCGTCGACCATGCGGCCAAGCCGCAGCGAGACTTCGAGATTGGCGCGCACCGCTGGCCGCCAGGCTTCCTCGACCGGCAGTGCCAGCGCTTTCGATAAGGCGTCGATATAATCGTCTAACGGTTCGGCCATCACGCGTCCCAGCAATCAATGTGTCGGCAACGGCGGATGCGGGATCGCCGTCAGCAGTTCCTTGGTGTAGTCGTCTTGGGGATCGCCGAGCACCTGCTCGGAAGTGCCCTCCTCGACGATCCGTCCCGTCCGCATCACAATGACACGATCGCACAGCAAGCGCACCACATTCAAATCATGCGAGACGAACAGATAGCTCATACCTAAGCGCGCCTTGAGGTCCTGAAGCAGGTTCAGCACGACCGCCTGCACCGAAACGTCCAGCGCCGCCGTCGGCTCGTCCAGGATGACGAGCTTCGGGTGCAGGGCGATGGCGCGGGCGATGCCGACGCGGGCCTTCTGGCCGCCGGACAATTGGTGCGGGAAACGGTCCAGCAGATTGTGCGGCAGGCCGACCATGGTCGCCAGTTCCTCACAGCGCGCGCGCAGCGCATCGCGTCCCCTGATGTCGCCGAGCTGCATGATGGGGTCGGCGATGGCGCGGGCGGCGGTGAAGCGCGGGTTGAGGCTGTCGGTCGGATCCTGGAACACCATCTGGATGCGGCTGCGCTGCGGCATCCGGGCAAAAGCTGATGGCGCGATGCCGGAGATGTCCTCGCCGTCGAACTGGATCAGGCCGGAGGTCTGGTCCAACAGGCGCATCACCATCATCGACGTCGTCGATTTGCCGCAGCCGGATTCGCCGACGAGGCCGACGCTCTCACCATGGCTGATCGAGAAGCTGATGCCGTCGACGGCGCGGAAGGCGTCCGGCTCCACGGGCGGCTTGCGGCCGAACAGTTTTCCCAGCACGGCGGTGGCGCCTTGGCGGGGATATTCTTTCACGAGCTTGTCGACGAGGAGGAGGGGCTTTGAATTGTCATCACCCCCGGGCTTGACCCGGGAGTCCATCGGCGAAGATGGATCTTGCGAAGTGTGATGGATGGCCGGGTCAGGCCCGGCCACGACGGTGGAGTTCTCTTCCTCCGGCAACAGGTCTCTCAAGTTCACACCCAGCCGCGGCGTCGCGCGCATCAGCTTTTTTGTGTAGGGATGCTGCGGATTGGCGAAGATGTCGGCGGCGTTGGCGGTCTCGACCACGCGGCCCTTCTCCATCACCACGACGCGGTCGCAATAGGCGGCGGCGAGGCCGAGATCGTGGGTGATCAGGATGGTCGACATCGCGCGGCGTTTCGTCAGCTCGACGATCAGGTCCATCACCGCCTTCTGCGTGGTGACGTCGAGGCCGGTGGTCGGCTCGTCCGCGATCAGCAGCTGCGGATTGCAGGCAAGCGCAAGCGCGATGACGACGCGCTGGCACATGCCGCCCGACAGCTCGAACGGATAGGCGTGGTAGCGCTCACGCGGGCGGGCGATCTTGACCTGCTCCAGCGCCTCGATCGCCTTCTCGCCGCGGTCGGCGACCTGGGCCTGCTGCACATGGGTGCGCAACACGTCCTCGATCTGGTCGCCGACTTTGCGGATCGGGTTCAGCGCCGCACGCGGGTTCTGGAAGATCATCGAGACTTCGCGGCCGCGCAAATCGCGCATCTGGTCTTCGCTCGCGGCCTTGACGTCGATGCCGGAGAATATCACCGAGCCCTCGGCGATGCGGCCCGCACGGTCGAGGATGCGCATCACCGCATAGGAGGTCACCGACTTGCCGGAGCCGGACTCGCCGACGATGGCCAGCGTCTCGCCCTTGGCGACGGAAATGTTGACGTGCTGCACGGCTTTGACGATGCCGCGGCGAGTGGTGAATTCGACCGTGAGGTCCTGGACGTCGAGCAGGGGCTGGGCGCTCATGCGGGCCTGCCGATCAAGAAACGCGAAAACAACCCCATGCACAGTAGAATGGTGTTGGAATCGTTACGGAATTTTGGACAGAAATTGTCCATCACGTCCTCCGCTGGGGATCGACGATGTCGCGCAGGCCGTCGCCGAGGAGGTTGAAGCAGAACACGGCGATCATCAGCGCGAGGCCGGGGAAGAGCGCGATCCACCATTCGCCCGACACCATGAAGCCCGCGCCTTCGGCGACCATGATGCCCCATTCCGCCGTCGGCGGTCGGACGCCGAGGCCGATGAAGGAGAGGCCGGCAGCGTTGAGGATGGCATAGCCCATGGTCAGCGACATCTGCACGATCATGATCGGCATGATGTTCGGCAGGATGTGCACCAGCAGGATGCGGAATTCGCCGTTGCCGGAGAGCCGCGCGGCCTGCACGAAGCCGGCGTTGCGCCGGACATTGGCCTCGGCGCGCGCGACGCGGGCATAGAGCGGGAAGTTCACGATGGCGGTGGCCAGGATGATGTTCTGCACGGTATTGCCGAGCGCGGCGACGATGCCCATGGCGAGCACGAACAGCGGAAAGGCCATGATGGTGTCGGCGATGCGGCCGACGATCCGATCGGTCCAGCCGCCAAAGTAACCGGCCGCGATGCCGGCGAGGCCGCCCATCAAAAACACCAGCGCGACGGAGGCGATTGCGATGAACGTGTCGAGCCGCGTCGCCACGACAACGCGGCTGAAGATGTCGCGCCCGAGCTGATCGGTGCCGAACCAGTGCGCGGCGGAGGGCGGTTTTAGCGCGGCAGCGGTGTCCGACGCGAGCGGATCATACGGCACGACATAGGGGCCGAAGATCGCGGCCGCGAGGATCAGGATCAATAGCGCGAAGGCAAAGCCCGTGACCTTGTTCTCGCTCAGAACGTAGCGGGTCTGTTCGAGGATTGCGGTAAGCCCTGACGTGCGGGCGGGACCGACGGGTTCAACAGCAGGCGCAACGGAGCTCATGGAGTCCCCCTACCCTTCCAACCGCACGCGCGGATCGATCACGCCGTAGAGAATGTCGATCACGAGATTGAGCAGCACGTACATCACCGCCATGGTGAGGACAAAACCCTGCACCGGTGCGAAGTCCGACGAGATCAGCGCTTCCACCGCGTAGGAGCCGATGCCGGGCCAGGCAAACACTTTCTCGACCAGCACGTTGGCGCCCAGCAGGAACGAGAACACCATGCTGAGCGTGGTGATGACGGGCAGCATGGCGTTGCGGAAGGCGTAGGTGACGATCACGGTCGCGGGCGATAGGCCGCTGGCGCGCGCGGTGCGGACGAATTCGGATGCCAGCACCGCCAGCATCGAGGCGCGCGTCATGCGCGCGATTGGCGCCAGCGAGAAGATCGCAAGGGTCGTTGCCGGCAGGATGAGCTGGCTCAGCGCGGAACGGAACGCCTCGAGGTCGCGCGCGAGCAAGGTGTCGACCAGATAGAAGCCCGTCACCGTCGGCGGCGCGCTGTAGAACACGTCAAGGCGCCCGAGCGGCGCGGGAGACCAGCCGAGCCGGAAATAAAAGACGTAGACCAGCACGAGGCCGGTGAAGAAAACCGGCAGCGAGACGCCCGCTGTCGTCGTGATGCGACAGAGATGATCGACCCACGATCCCGGCCGTGTTGCCGCGAGCACGCCGAGCGGGATGGCAATGACGATGGAGACTATGAGGCCGAGCAGTGTCAGCTCGGCCGAGGCCGGCAAGCGGTTGCGGATTTCGGCCGCGACCGGCTGGCCGGTCGTCAACGAGTTGCCGAAATCGCCGTGGGCGAGATCGTTGGTGTAGCGGAAGAACTGCTCGATCAGCGGCTTGTCGAGGCCGAGTTTCTTGCGGATCTGCTCGACGGCTTCCTTGGTTGCGGCGGGACCGGCGAAATAGGCCGCGGGATCGCCGGGCAGCGCGCGCGTCAGCAGAAAGGTAACGATGACCACGCCGATCAGCGAGGGGATCGCGAACATCAGGCGCTTGCCGATCATGGTCAGCATGGAGTGCTCCTGATGAGAGGAGATGACGCAACAGGTCGAACTGCGCCCCCTCTCCCGCTTGCGGGGGAGGGTTGGGGTGGGGGTGCTTCAGCATAGGGATTCTTCGTGTGGAGAGAGCCCCCACCCGCCGCGCTCCTCGAGCGCGTCGGCCTCCCCCGCAAGCGGGAGAGGCGAACGGAGCAAGCCGATAAGCTTCTGAACGCCATATGCGGTGCCTAGCTCTACTTGTTACTCACCCCTTCACGAGCGCGCGATAATCCAGCCTCCGGTGGAACCAGTATTGGTAGCCGCTGATGTTCTTCTGCATCGCGACGTTGACGAAGGGCTGGTAGAGCGGGATGCGCGGGATGTCGGTGAAGGCGAGATCGACGAAGCCCTTCACGTCGGCATCGTAGGCCGCCTTGTCGCCGGCAGCGGCCGCGGTGCGCGCGCCGTCGATGAGCTTGTCCATCTCCGCCGACTTGTAGCTCATGGTGTTGAAGACGGAATTGTTGCCGTGATAGCACCAGTAGAAGAAGTATTCGGGGTAATCGAGCCAGCCCGAGAACACGTTGGTGAAGAGCGGCATCTCCTTCTTGTTGAGTTCGGTGCGCCAGTTGGCGCCGGGCACCTTGTTGATGGTGGTCTTGATGCCGATCTGTGCGAGAGATTCCTGCACCAGCACGCAGAGCGGCTCGTTGACGCCTGCGAAATTCAGGTCGAACGAGATCGTGGTCTCGAAGCCGTTGGCATAACCCGCCTCAGCCAGCAGCGCCTTCGCCTTGTCCATGTCGGTGTTGAACTTGTGCGGCTGCGGCCAGGCGACTTCGGTCGGCTTGTCCTTGGGCGCCCCGAACATCGGGTTGGCGAGGCCGAACATCACGGCGTCCATGATCTTCTGATAAGGCAGCGCGTAGGCGACGGCCTGGCGCACCTTCGGATTGTCGAAGGGCGGCTTGGTGACGTTCATGCCGATATACTGGATGCCGTTGGAGAACGGCAGCGACACCACGTTGAGCTTGCCGTTCGCCTTCATCTCCTGGAAGTCCTTGTTGGGCAGCTCGTAGGAGATGTCGGCGTCGCCGCGCTCCAGCAGTGCGCGGCGGTTGCCGGCCTGCGGCACCATGCGCCAGATCACGCGCTTGATCTTCGGCAGCGGACCACACGCCCAATCGTCGTTGCGCTCCATGATGACTTCGGTGCCGGCGGTCCACTTCGTCACCTTGTAGGCGCCGGAGCCTGCGGTCTGCTGCTTTGTAAACTCGAGGCCCCAGGGATCCTTCTCGCTCGCATTCTTCTTCACGAGCTCCGAGTTGACGATGCAGGGCACGATCACGGCGAGATCGGGGATCGTGAGCCTGTCCTTCTTCAGGAAGTCGACGCGCACGGTATAATCGTCGATCACGACGAACTGCTCGGGCTTGGTCAGCGAACCCGCGCTCATCTGGAAGGTCGGGAAGCCGCCGACGCTGACGGCGCGGTCGAGCGACCATTTCACGTCCTTGGCGGTGACGGGCGTGCCGTCGTGGAATTTGGCGTTCTTACGCAGCTTGAAGGTGACCGACTTGTCGTCGATCTTGAAGTCCTCGGCGAGCTCGCCCTTGAACTTGTCGCGGTCGTAATAGGGCACGCCGCCGGGGCCGACCTTCATCTCGTGGCTGATCAGGCGGTCGTAGCAATTCCACGACACCTCATAGCCGGGCACGTTGGTGCCGATGCCGTGAATGTCGAGATTGTTCGGCCCGCCCTCCGAGACGATCAGCAGCGTCTCCGAGCGCGCGTCGGCATAGGCGGTGGAGATCACGGACGGCATCGCCGGAAGCGCCGCTCCGGCGGCCAATCCGGACACGGACTTGAGGAAATCGCGGCGCTTCATGAAATGGCTCCAACGCAAAGGGTTTGGTTGGAACTGGATTCGCAAGGTTCGTGCCAAGGGTTAAGAAGCGATTATGATCGATCTAAACTACTGGATTAACACGATAATCTAGATTTTTGGCCTATGCGCGGCCTTCGCCTCGGCTCATCACATTGCATACAAAGATGCGGATTTGCTTACTTTATAGGCGATGGCTAAGAGTCGCCCGCCTTCTAATCAGGGTCGTCAGGTGGCCCAAATCAGCTCCTGCAATTCGATGAGATCATCGGCCCTGTCCTGCCAGCCCTCAATGCAGATGTGGCTGTTGAGGTCGCTGGCGCGGTGCAGCAGCATCAGGGCCATCAGGCGGCGCTTGAGCGCGAAATCCGGCTTCGGATAGCCAAAGCCTTCGAGCAGGCTCTTCACCCTCCCCGGCTGGCCCGCCGCCATGAAGGCGCCGGGGCCGAGCAGGTCGTAGTCGCGCCATCCCGCCAGCACGTCGCCGAAGTCGAACAGGCCGGCGAGCGACCATTGGTCATCATCGCAGGCGAGCAGAAAATTCTCGGGAATGTATTCGCCGATCAGGATCACCGGCGGCGCGACCATGGGGATCAGCTTTTCCGCGTCACGCAGGAGATCATCGAGGCCGGCGAGAAACTTTGGCGCGAGGCCGAGACGGGTGTGACGCGCGCGGCAGCCCCGCATCTGTCCGCGCATGAAATCGTCCCAGCGCGGCTCGATCTGCGCGAGCGGGCCGAGCGGCGCGCACTGCACGGCGGCGATGGTCTCGCCGATCTGGCGCAGCACACGCTCTTTCTGGTTTTCCGGCAATGAGGGCCAGACCTCCGAGCCGAGCGTGCCTGATAGCCGCGTGATGACGAGATAGGGCCAACCGTCATGCTCACCTTCCGCGACGATCTCCGGGATCGGCAGATCGAGACGGCCTTTGAGCTGCGCAAGCGAACCGCGCTCGGAGACGAACTGGGCGCGGAGCAGCGGCGGAAAGATCTTCAGGATCAGTTGTTCGCCAAGCCCGACCACGAGATTGGTGCCGGTTACAAACACATGCGGCGCGCTGGTGTCGAGACCATGGCTGCGCGCGATGTCGAGCGCAATCGGCAGCCATTGTGAGGGAGCGGCGCGAAAGGCGCGGAAGCTCTCGGCGTCGGGGAGGTCTGGCAACCCCTGCAATGGAGCGGAGATCATTTGGGATAGCTCAACGATATGAGCTTCATTGATTCAGTGCGAACCGAGCAGGCGGTGCACCTCTCCCGCTTGCGGGGGAGGTCGGCGCGAAGCGGCGGGTGGGGCTTTCTCCTCTAGGGGATTGTCCCATTGTGGAGAGAGCCCTCTCCCCAACCCTCCCCCGCAGGCGGGCGAGGGAGCGCACCGCCCGCGCGGCTGCAGCGGTGTTCAATCGCTCCACGCTACCGGTCCGGGCTGGCGCGCTCGAACTGGCGGAGCAGCTTGTTGCCGCGCTCGACGGCGGAATCGAGGGCTGATTGCGCGCTCTTGTGGCCGGCAAATGCCTGCTCCAACTCGTCCTCGATCGCGCCGCGGATCAGCACGAAGGAGCCGAGGCGGATGCCCTTCGAATTCTCCGTCGGCGGATGCAGCGTGATCTCCTCGAACGAGATCGCCGAGCCCGGATTGCGCTCGTAGAAGCCTTGCGCGCGCGTCAGCTCGGAGGCGGCGCGGGTGATCGGCAAATAGCCGGTGTTCTGGTGCCAGGCCGCCTGCACGCCGGGCTGCGACAGATAGGCGAAGAACCGCGCCACGCCCTTGTACTCCTCGCGCGGCCGGTCGCGCAGCACCCACAGCGTGGCGCCGCCGATGATCGAGTTCTGCGGCGCGTCCTTCACGTCGGGCCAATACGGCATCATGCCGTAGCCGATCTCGAATTTCGAATTCGCCCTGATGTCGGCGCGCGTCGCCGAGGAACCGATGAAGATGCCGCATTCGCCGTTCTGGAAGCGCGGCTCGGCGGCCTGTCCGCGTCCGCCATAGTCGAACACCTTGGTCTTCTGCCATTCGGCAAGCTGGGCGACGTGGCGCACAAGGGTGGGATTGTTGATGGTCAATTCCGCATCCAGCCCGGCAAAGCCGTTCGCCCGGCTCGCCACCGGCAGATTGTGGAAGGCGGAGAAATTCTCGACATGGATCCATGAGGGCCAGGACGTGGTGAAGCCGCACGCAGCGCCGCGGTCGCGCAGGCGCTGTGCCGCGAGCCCCAGGGCCGGCCAGGTCTTCGGCGGCGCCTCCGGATCGAGGCCGGCGTCGCGGAACATGGTCTTGTTGTAGTAGAGGATCGGTGTCGAGGAATTGAACGGGAACGACAACAGATTGCCCGCCGCGTCGGTGTAATAACCGGAGACCGCCGGCAGATAGTCGGCGAGCGAGAACGGCTCGCCCTGGTCGCGCATCAAAGTGAACACCGGATAGATCGCGCCCTTGGCCGCGGTCATGGTGGCCGTGGCGACCTCGTTGACCTGGACGATGGCTGGCTGGCTGCGCGAGCGGAACGCGAAGATCGCGGCAGTCACCGTCTCGGTGTAGTTGCCCTTGTAAGCGGGCACGATGCGGTAATCGGACTGCGAGGCGTTGAAATCGGAGGCGAGCTTTTCGAGCTGCCGGCCGAGTTCGCCGGACATCGCGTGCCACAGCGCGATGTCGGTGGCGGCGCCCGCAGGCACAGCCCATGAGAAAGCCGATGAGAAGGCCGCGAGGGCGGCGACGATTCGTAGAACGCGCAAGGCTGGCATTGCGATGGCTCTTCCCACGCCGCGGTCGACAAGGCGGCCGCCCTGCTTAAGGCGCGGCATAGCCGGTTTCAACCGTGAATGAACGGCGGCCGCGCCGCACAATCGATCCCAGCCCCCGCGGCGGGATGGTCTTCCCCCGACCATCTGCTAGATTGCATTGAACCTTTTGCCCCCGCCATAGACTCCACCACTGAGGGGTTGAGTGTGCCAGTGCTGAACCGTGCCGAACTCTCGCGGACCGGGGTAATCTTCGTCGCGCTTTTGCTCGCCGCAGTCTCGATGGGCATGCGGGCGACGGGCGCCGTTGCGCGCGAATTTCGCGCCGCCGATACCCAGACCGAGGATTACCCGACCGTCCAGGCGCTGCGCTACATGGGCGCCCTGATCGCCGAGCGCACCCAGGGCCGTCACGAGATCAAGGTGTTCCAC from Bradyrhizobium sp. CCBAU 53351 includes the following:
- a CDS encoding phosphotransferase produces the protein MISAPLQGLPDLPDAESFRAFRAAPSQWLPIALDIARSHGLDTSAPHVFVTGTNLVVGLGEQLILKIFPPLLRAQFVSERGSLAQLKGRLDLPIPEIVAEGEHDGWPYLVITRLSGTLGSEVWPSLPENQKERVLRQIGETIAAVQCAPLGPLAQIEPRWDDFMRGQMRGCRARHTRLGLAPKFLAGLDDLLRDAEKLIPMVAPPVILIGEYIPENFLLACDDDQWSLAGLFDFGDVLAGWRDYDLLGPGAFMAAGQPGRVKSLLEGFGYPKPDFALKRRLMALMLLHRASDLNSHICIEGWQDRADDLIELQELIWAT
- a CDS encoding ABC transporter substrate-binding protein, with translation MKRRDFLKSVSGLAAGAALPAMPSVISTAYADARSETLLIVSEGGPNNLDIHGIGTNVPGYEVSWNCYDRLISHEMKVGPGGVPYYDRDKFKGELAEDFKIDDKSVTFKLRKNAKFHDGTPVTAKDVKWSLDRAVSVGGFPTFQMSAGSLTKPEQFVVIDDYTVRVDFLKKDRLTIPDLAVIVPCIVNSELVKKNASEKDPWGLEFTKQQTAGSGAYKVTKWTAGTEVIMERNDDWACGPLPKIKRVIWRMVPQAGNRRALLERGDADISYELPNKDFQEMKANGKLNVVSLPFSNGIQYIGMNVTKPPFDNPKVRQAVAYALPYQKIMDAVMFGLANPMFGAPKDKPTEVAWPQPHKFNTDMDKAKALLAEAGYANGFETTISFDLNFAGVNEPLCVLVQESLAQIGIKTTINKVPGANWRTELNKKEMPLFTNVFSGWLDYPEYFFYWCYHGNNSVFNTMSYKSAEMDKLIDGARTAAAAGDKAAYDADVKGFVDLAFTDIPRIPLYQPFVNVAMQKNISGYQYWFHRRLDYRALVKG
- a CDS encoding ABC transporter permease, whose product is MLTMIGKRLMFAIPSLIGVVIVTFLLTRALPGDPAAYFAGPAATKEAVEQIRKKLGLDKPLIEQFFRYTNDLAHGDFGNSLTTGQPVAAEIRNRLPASAELTLLGLIVSIVIAIPLGVLAATRPGSWVDHLCRITTTAGVSLPVFFTGLVLVYVFYFRLGWSPAPLGRLDVFYSAPPTVTGFYLVDTLLARDLEAFRSALSQLILPATTLAIFSLAPIARMTRASMLAVLASEFVRTARASGLSPATVIVTYAFRNAMLPVITTLSMVFSFLLGANVLVEKVFAWPGIGSYAVEALISSDFAPVQGFVLTMAVMYVLLNLVIDILYGVIDPRVRLEG
- the ugpB gene encoding sn-glycerol-3-phosphate ABC transporter substrate-binding protein UgpB gives rise to the protein MPALRVLRIVAALAAFSSAFSWAVPAGAATDIALWHAMSGELGRQLEKLASDFNASQSDYRIVPAYKGNYTETVTAAIFAFRSRSQPAIVQVNEVATATMTAAKGAIYPVFTLMRDQGEPFSLADYLPAVSGYYTDAAGNLLSFPFNSSTPILYYNKTMFRDAGLDPEAPPKTWPALGLAAQRLRDRGAACGFTTSWPSWIHVENFSAFHNLPVASRANGFAGLDAELTINNPTLVRHVAQLAEWQKTKVFDYGGRGQAAEPRFQNGECGIFIGSSATRADIRANSKFEIGYGMMPYWPDVKDAPQNSIIGGATLWVLRDRPREEYKGVARFFAYLSQPGVQAAWHQNTGYLPITRAASELTRAQGFYERNPGSAISFEEITLHPPTENSKGIRLGSFVLIRGAIEDELEQAFAGHKSAQSALDSAVERGNKLLRQFERASPDR